In one Cercospora beticola chromosome 1, complete sequence genomic region, the following are encoded:
- a CDS encoding uncharacterized protein (MEROPS:MER0026494): protein MHLAIRSDCSEGWGRRGSWQWDVEESLSNAGQEHGQASGVIRAASLEGEILNHAITLIRRQHNINKMDCLLRFRMFKMPIDKGSETDEASSSLPNSYQRDFYSKGESSDNKHDAVPTLSQRLRNTNSILAIVISDDHIYAGTQAGEIVVYSLRTYEKKAVIEGHRGSVLGLHLSQDQTLLFSCSGDRIVNIWSTKTLKRVYCLYSSFDVGDVFCVAYSASLETAYLGAQNTTIQWCKISQQAPSAIPTSLRGNDRFFDSRGPGGVQTPKPAGSDYIPRHAKGGDVIEIDKEKVRHFAHYGYVYCMLLAKEGVPERYGEETLVTGGGDGVIKLWKLDADDGGAIQELYTLDDGREEGHSILSIAMDGTFLYSGRSRGEVDVWDLETRQLVRNLKAHRDDVLTISVGGNFLFTAAVNGEVRKYDRQYQLKTGWKAHDGRILASAFSFNNSRPIYVTGSNDNSVAIWDVSDCIRLSVLPSRTSNEQLVELLRRFVACKTVSSDYRHKADCRRGASWLRSVFKNFGASTEMLAAEDGCNPVILARFRGNPATAAQRKKILFYGHYDVVAANNDSGKWLTDPFNMQGIDGYLYGRGTSDNKGPIMAAIFACAELMSEQALASDIIFLIEGEEECGSRGFERAVQASKSKIGDVDWILLANSYWLDDRIPCLTYGLRGVIHATVSVESNHPDLHSGVDGSAQLDEALKDLVLLLGTLSGKNGEVNIPGFYDAVPDLSEEEAELYDDITNALVSRNPDLGDPETIAKSLMRRWREASLTIHRFQTSGPDNATIIPRMAKAAISIRLVPNQEATQVSEALEAYLRDQFQKLETSNILDVSIDHKAEPWLGDFRNDIFQTLEAAIMEEWGPIEQFSHRRKSSVHPPNLSLSSRPNGHGATKPSPTTSKTLANGSVEPLTPLTPMTEVTKSRQRQKPLYIREGGSIPAIRFLEKEFGAPAAHFPCGQASDSAHLDNERLRLVNLVKSKNIMKKVFRELPEK from the exons ATGCATCTCGCCATACGGAGTGATTGTTCAGAGGGATGGGGCAGGAGGGGCAGCTGGCAATGGGATGTCGAAGAGAGTTTGAGCAATGCTGGACAGGAACACGGCCAGGCCAGTGGTGTCATAAGAGCAGCTTCACTCGAAGGTGAGATACTCAATCACGCGATCACCCTCATTCGTCGGCAGCACAACATAAATAAGATGGATTGCTTGCTTCGCTTCCGGATGTTCAAGATGCCCATCGATAAAG GCTCGGAGACCGACGAAGCGAGCAGTTCCTTGCCGAACTCATACCAGCGAGACTTCTATTCGAAGGGCGAGAGCTCTGACAATAAGCACGATGCTGTTCCCACCTTGAGCCAACGGCTTCGCAATACCAACTCCATTTTGGCAATAGTCATATCTGATGACCACATCTATGCTGGAACACAGGCCGGGGAGATTGTAGTCTACAGCTTGCGCACATATGAGAAAAAAGCGGTGATTGAAGGGCATCGAGGCAGTGTGCTTGGGCTGCACCTGTCACAAGACCAAACACTGctcttctcctgctcagGAGACCGGATCGTCAATATCTGGAGCACAAAGACGCTCAAGAGAGTCTACTGCTTGTACAGCTCCTTCGACGTCGGCGATGTCTTTTGTGTGGCATATTCGGCGAGCTTGGAGACGGCGTATTTAGGAGCACAGAACACAACGATACAGTGGTGCAAGATTTCACAACAGGCACCATCGGCGATACCGACATCCTTGCGAGGCAATGATCGATTCTTCGATTCGAGAGGGCCGGGTGGTGTTCAGACACCGAAGCCTGCTGGGTCGGATTACATCCCCAGACACGCGAAGGGAGGCGATGTAATTGAGATTGACAAAGAGAAGGTCAGACACTTTGCGCATTATGGCTATGTGTACTGCATGCTGCTTGCAAAAGAAGGCGTGCCGGAACGGTATGGCGAAGAAACACTGGTGACCGGAGGTGGAGATGGAGTGATCAAGCTGTGGAAGCTGGATGCAGATGACGGAGGTGCCATTCAAGAACTCTACACGCTGGACGATGGGAGGGAAGAGGGACACTCCATTCTATCGATCGCTATGGACGGCACATTCCTGTACTCTGGTCGCAGTCGTGGAGAAGTCGATGTCTGGGACCTGGAAACGCGACAGCTTGTGCGAAACCTCAAAGCACACCGGGACGATGTGCTCACCATCTCCGTTGGAGGAAATTTCCTTTTCACAGCTGCTGTGAATGGAGAGGTCAGAAAGTATGATCGCCAGTATCAGCTGAAAACTGGCTGGAAGGCACACGACGGCCGCATCCTCGCGTCAGCATTTTCCTTCAACAATTCGAGGCCGATCTATGTGACAGGCTCAAACGACAACAGCGTGGCCATCTGGGATGTCAGTGATTGTATTCGGCTCAGCGTACTGCCTAGCAGGACGTCCAACGAGCAACTGGTGGAATTGTTACGACGATTTGTCGCCTGCAAAACAGTCTCATCAGACTACAGACACAAGGCGGACTGCAGAAGAGGCGCGTCATGGCTGCGCTCGGTATTCAAGAATTTTGGCGCTTCGACTGAGATGCTAGCAGCGGAAGATGGCTGCAACCCAGTCATCTTGGCGCGGTTTCGAGGCAATCCTGCTACAGCCGCTCAGCGGAAGAAGATCCTCTTCTACGGCCACTACGATGTTGTGGCAGCCAACAATGACAGCGGGAAATGGCTCACAGATCCGTTCAATATGCAAGGTATAGATGGCTATTTGTATGGTCGCGGCACATCTGATAACAAGGGACCGATCATggctgccatcttcgcttGCGCAGAACTGATGAGTGAGCAAGCATTGGCATCCGACATCATCTTCCTGATCGAGGGTGAGGAAGAGTGCGGCTCTCGTGGTTTCGAGAGGGCCGTGCAAGCCAGCAAAAGCAAGATTGGAGACGTGGACTGGATTTTACTGGCCAACAGCTACTGGCTCGATGACAGGATACCATGCTTGACTTACGGGCTACGTGGAGTTATTCATGCCACAGTCTCGGTAGAGAGCAACCATCCTGATTTGCATTCTGGTGTCGACGGCAGTGCACAGTTGGACGAGGCGCTCAAAGACCTCGTGTTATTGCTTGGAACATTGTCCGGGAAGAATGGCGAAGTCAACATACCCGGTTTCTACGACGCGGTGCCCGATctaagcgaagaagaagctgaattGTATGATGATATCACAAATGCTTTGGTGTCGCGCAACCCGGACCTGGGAGATCCCGAGACTATTGCGAAATCGCTGATGCGGAGATGGCGGGAAGCGTCTCTCACAATACATCGCTTCCAGACTTCCGGCCCTGACAATGCAACAATCATTCCACGCATGGCAAAGGCAGCAATCTCCATCCGACTCGTGCCAAATCAGGAAGCCACGCAAGTTTCGGAGGCACTGGAGGCGTATTTGAGAGACCAGTTCCAGAAGCTTGAAACGAGCAACATTCTCGACGTAAGCATTGATCACAAAGCCGAACCATGGCTGGGTGACTTTAGAAATGATATCTTCCAGACTCTGGAAGCTGCCATCATGGAGGAATGGGGTCCTATCGAACAGTTCAGCCATCGACGGAAGTCTTCGGTCCACCCTCCGAATTTGTCTCTGAGCTCACGACCGAATGGTCATGGAGCTACGAAACCCTCACCAACGACGTCCAAGACCTTGGCGAATGGAAGCGTCGAGCCGCTGACACCTCTGACCCCAATGACTGAGGTGACCAAGTCAAGACAACGCCAGAAGCCTCTGTATATTCGGGAGGGTGGCTCTATTCCCGCTATTCGATTTTTGGAGAAGGAATTTGGTGCGCCTGCTGCTCACTTCCCTTGTGGCCAAGCCAGCGACTCAGCACATTTGGACAATGAACGTCTGAGACTTGTCAATCTGGTAAAGAGCAAAAACATCATGAAGAAAGTCTTTCGAGAGCTGCCTGAGAAGTGA
- a CDS encoding uncharacterized protein (BUSCO:EOG09264NEF), translated as MRFPSIPTFIRAFYAFSNTTARTAPGPFNSIARPTALRASMPLPFIGSLFSTAESRKMSYPLQKTDQEWQAQLNKEQFRILREKGTEAPFTGKYDKHMPEAGVYTCAGCSAPLYKANHKFKSGCGWPAFFDAVPGAVTRHTDRTFGMERTEIVCSNCGGHLGHVFKGEGYQTPTDERHCVNSVSIQFNENDPVTEGKKSEL; from the exons ATGCGCTTCCCATCGATCCCGACCTTCATTCGAGCCTTCTACGCCTTTTCGAATACCACCGCCCGAACCGCGCCAGGTCCATTCAACTCCATCGCGAGACCGACCGCCCTCCGAGCTTCTATGCCACTGCCTTTCATCGGCTCTCTGTTCTCGACCGCCGAATCTCGCAAAATGTCATACCCACTGCAAAAGACGGATCAGGAATGGCAGGCGCAGCTGAATAAGG AACAATTCCGTATCCTGCGCGAGAAGGGCACCGAAGCGCCCTTCACTGGCAAATATGACAAGCACATGCCCGAAGCAGGCGTTTATACTTGCGCCGGCTGTTCGGCGCCTCTATACAAAGCAAATCACAAGTTCAAGTCTGGCTGCGGGTGGCCTGCATTCTTCGACGCTGTCCCAGGCGCTGTAACGAGACATACCGATCGCACATTTGGCATGGAGAGGACGGAAATTGTATGCTCAAACTGCGGCGGGCATTTGGGGCATGTGTTCAAGGGAGAGGGATACCAGACGCCGACGGATGAGAGACATTGTGTGAACAGCGTGAGCATTCAGTTCAACGAGAACGACCCGGTCACGGAGGGTAAGAAGAGCGAGCTCTAG